The genomic DNA cagcctcccagctcctggcctccctgccgcccgcctccctgcccctggcttccctgccgcccgcctcccagcccccagcctccctacccctggcctcccagcccctggcctccCTACCCCTAGCCTCTCAGCCCCTggtctcccagcccctggcctcccagcccctggtctcccagcccccagcctcccagcccctggtctcccagcccccagcctcccagcccctggtctcccagcccctggcatccCTACCCCTGGCCCTTTGCCCCgagcctcccagcccctggcctccctgccgcccgcctccctgcccctggcttccctgccgcccgcctccctgcccctggcttCCCTGCCACCCGCCTCCCtacccccagcctcccagcccccggTCTCCCAGCCccccgcctccctgcccccagcctccctgccgcCCGCCTCCCTACCCCCGGCCCCCTagcccctggcctccctgcccacTGGGCCCTCTGCCCCTGGTGTTTCTATTTCCCTTCTGCTCTCGAGTGACAATCCTGGGTTGCTAACCCTGCACCCCGCGGCCACTCCTCCAGGCAGCGTCCTAGGGCAGAagcgcccccacccccctgcgGTGTGTTGGTTTGAGTCATAAAAGTGATGCAGCTCGTTACAGAATAGTTCCAAGAGTCCAAACGTCTCCCCGCCCCGCTGTATCCATGTGCACACATTCCTGGTCCCTGGCTGGCACCCATCCTTCCGGGATTGTCTGGCTGCCTCTTTATGGCCTTTGTCTTGAGTCTCAGTGTCCCACTCTGTGAAATGGGGGCAATGATGCCTGCATGTATGGTTGTAAGAATTAAGTGGGACCTGAGGGCTTATGAAACGATTCTGTGCTTGATTCTTGGGTTGGTGGTGGGAAGGAGTGGCATGGAGACCCCTCACAggcctcctgccccatccctcccAGGGGAGAGCGTTCCGGTTCTAAAGACGGCCCTGCCGGAGGGACCTGTGTCCTACTGCCCAGAGACCCACCGGCGCCACACACTCTTCTGTGGGACCCTCGTCCTGCAGGCCCGGGCGTTCGTCGGACCCCACGTCCTGGCAGTGGTGACTCAGACAGGTGggaagcagggaggcaggaggggatgcTGGGCTCATGCCACCGGGTCGGGCAGGGGCCATCTCTGCCGCTGTCCTACTGGgggaccctgggcaagtcccCCACACCTCCAGCATGCGTGCGGTCGGCTGACGTGCGCAGGGCTGTGGCCAGCAAGCAGGAGCCCACCCCTTAGGAAGGGAACAGCCCTGTACGACGCCGGCAGGCTCTTGTCACGTGGGAACTGGCCCTAGCGTCACCAGACTTGAGTTTTTCACTAAGAGCCACATATccggatttttaaaaagtgaaaccgCCCACTTCATAGATACCGTCCACTCGTTCCATTTTCGCTAAGCCCCATGAGGGCCGGCAAGACCCGTGGGCCGTCACGAGTCACCCCACACTGGGTGATGCCTCCTCCCAGGAGCAGCAGGTCTCACAGCCCCCAGTGTGGTGCGGGAAGGCAGGGGCCGGGAGGGCCTGTCCTGACCctcgccacccccaccccccggttGCTCCCAgggttctgcacagcaaaagggGGCCTGGTGAGCTCCATCTTGCATCCCCGGCCCATCGACTTCAAGTTCTACAAACACAGCATGAAGTTTGTGGCTGCTCTCTCTGTCCTGGGTGAGTGACCCCCTGCACTGCCTTCTGCTGGTGCCCCTCTCCCCCAAGCCCTATCCCAAATCCCGCTGAGCCCTTGCTGTCTCCCCAGCTCTCCTCGGCACCGTCTACAGCATCTTCATCCTCCACCGCAACCGGGTGAGCCTCGGGGACCGGGCAGGGGCGGCCGGCGGGGACCCGGGGCCAGCCTGGCCCCTGGAGTCACGGTGCCTCCCGCCAGGTGCCTCTGAATGAGATCGTGATCCGGGctctggacctggtgacggtggtggtgCCACCCGCGCTGCCCGCTGCCATGACCGTGTGCACACTCTATGCCCAGAGCCGGCTGCGGAGCCAGGGCATCTTCTGCATCCACCCGCTGCGCATCAATCTGGGGGGCAAGCTCCAGCTCGTGTGTTTTGACAAggtgggggccgcggggcgggggccgcgggcgcccCAGCCAGGCCTCCATGCCTGCATTCCTCAGTCAGCAACGCAGGCTGCTGCCTGGTGCCAGGTCCTGTCCTGGAGCCGGAAACGCCCAGAGACCCCGCACCCCCCGGCCAGCTCCCACACACGCCCGGCTCCCAGTCTGGCAGGCAAGACCGTCTGAGGTCACTTAGTCGTTCCCTGGTGCTGCTCTTGGCGCCGAGACCCAGcagagacccccccaccccccaagaatAAGCGGATCAGGGCCCACAAAGAGCCGCAGGTGGTGATGGCTTTGGGGGAGGACTTGAACTGGGTAACGTGATAGGTGGGACGTGGGGGTCATTCCCTCAGGGAATGCTCCTCTTTGACCTCAATGATGGGGGGAACCCGAAGACGGGAGGCAGGGCAGGCGGGGGCCGGGGAGCAGTCAGCTCCTCGGAGGAACAGACGGGGTGCCTGGGCACTGGGAACAGTGGGGACTCGGGCGGGACGGGGGGGCTGGGCAGCCCCATTGGCGAGGTTGGACGTTAATTATTCTGAGGGCCCTGGGGGCCCCAGTGAGTCTTGAAACTGAGTAGTGGGGCCTGATCGGGTCCTCGGAGCCCCCAGGCTGGCGAAGGAGCCGGACGTGTACCTGGGCAGCTGGCATCCGAGCGTGGGGAACGCGGGCGCTCACTCGCTCGCCCGTTCAGCACGCACACCGTGCGCCGGGTGTGGCCAGGCCCTCTTCCTGGCCCCGCGACAAACAAGTGATAGGGTCGCAAAGTGGTCGTGGgtgggagcccgaggcaggggcCACCTGACCTGCCGTAGGGTgaaggaagacttcctggaggcaGCGGTGCCGGACAGAGGAatcgggggttggggggagcgGCCCTGGCAGAGGGACCGCCTCTGGCTCCTGCTCTGGCTCCCGGGATTCCCAGGGGCCCCCGCTGGCCCGGGGTGTGGGCGCCCAGCGCAGCCGCACACAGCTCCTCCCGGGACTCATCACTGGCCCGCCCCTTGCCCCCTGCAGACGGGCACCCTCACGGAGGACGGCTTGGATGTGATGGGTGTGGTGCCCCTAAAAGGGCAGGCGTTCCTGCCTCTGGTCCCAGAGCCCCGCCGCCTGCCCGTGGGGCCCCTGCTCCGAGCGCTGGCCACCTGCCATGCCCTCAGCCGGCTCCAGGACACCCCCGTGGGCGACCCCATGGACCTCAAGATGGTGGAATCTACTGGCTGGGTGAGGAGGCCGAGCAGGTCAGCCCCTGCCTCTGGGCAGCTGGGCTCTAACCAACCCCGCCTGGTCTTCATTCCAGGACTTCGGGTGGCATCCATTGTGCCACCATCATTAATAATGGCCGAGGCCACGTGCGAGCACCCACTTTGTGCCAGCACCCCGCGGCCCGGGCCTTGGCTCGTGCTCCTCCTGTAGCCCAGGAAGGAAGCTTCCAAACCTGCCTCGCAGGGAGGAAGCCCAGGCCGAGGGAGATTTggaataacttgtccaaggtcaccctgCAACTtgtaagtggcaaagccagggtTTGGACTTGGGTCCATCcgactccaaagcccatgttcttgACTTCCATCTGGTCTCCCGTGAAGGAAGTCTTCCACGAGTCTAACTTGCCTCTGCCGCCGCCTCCCTCCGGGGGCCGAGGATGGGCTGCCCGGGGCCAAGCCAGTGCCCGGCCCGACGGAGGCCAaccttccctgcctgcctcccaggtCCTGGAGGAAGGGCCGGCTGCAGACTCCGCGTTCGGGGACCAGGTCTTGGCGGTGATGAGACCCCCGCTTCAGGAGGCCCAGCTGCAGGGCAGGGTGAGTGGCGGGGGCCGGGGAGcagtggctggggaggggggctccaCAGGCCGGCCCTTCAGCTGCCCCTCCGTCTCCCTGCAGGAGGAGCCCCCGGTACCCGTGAGCATCCTCAACCGCTTCCCCTTCTCGTCAGCCCTGCAGCGCATGAACGTGGTGGTGGCGTGGCCGGGAGCTGCTCAGCCGGAGGCCTACGTCAAGGGCTCCCCGGAGCTGGTGGCAGGCCTCTGCAACCCGGAGACAGGTGGATGGGGGGGCCGCGGCCCAGATGGGGGtgggcccccagcctcccaccccctcGTCCCAGCGACCCCTTGCCTCTCCCTGGCAGTGCCTGCAGACTTCGCCCAGATGCTGCAGAGCTACACGGCCGCCGGCTACCGCGTCGTGGCCCTTGCCAGCAAGCCGCTGCCCATCGTGCCCAGCCTGGAGGCCGCTCAGCAGCTGAGCAGGTGGgctggccctgccccagcccctgggactGTGCCTCGGGCCCTCTGCAGGCAGAGCCCTGGGCAGATGTCCTTGCCcgtggctgggggggggggccttGGCCGCTGCATGCCCTCTGACCCGGTCTGCCCACCCTCCAGGGATGCCGTGGAGCGGGAGCTGaccctcctggggctgctggtCATGAGGAACCTGCTGAAGCCCCAGACCACACCGGTCATCCAGGCTCTGCGGAGGACCCGCATCCGCACCGTCATGGTGACAGGTGCCCCTGGCCACGGGGCCGGggtcaggagggcagagggaagggcacgCAGCACCCCTTCTTTTCGGGCCCCTGCTTCAGGCCAGGCCCCTTTCACACGTTTCTCGGTCTTCACAGTGTCCCTCCTAAGTGGAAATCATCCTTCCACTTGCCCAGGGTGGAAGGTGAGGCCCGGAGGAGTAGAACGACCTCCAGAGGCCCTGCGGGTGGTGCTGACCTGCCTGGGTTCCGGCTCTGTGCCCGCTGGGCCACTTCTCCGCGTTTCAGCTCCCCCTAGAGGAGATGGGGGATTATGTCACCCTGGAAAGTGGTGATAGTTTCATGGAGCAAGAGAAGATTCTAGCCAGGGCAACACGGGGAGGGGCCCAGTAGGTCTGTGTCCTCCTCGTCCTCCCCGTCCCTGCGTGCACagacgcacacacgcacacacccttCCCAGCGAAGTCCATACCACTAAGTGGTATGTGTGGGACATTGGCCCAGGTCCCCACTGTCCCCTAAGACCTTCATAGGTTTCATAGGTGAGGAAGGCGGGGCTCAGAGACCTTGATGAACCTGCCTGAGCTCACCCCACCAGGCGCGGCACACAGACCGCGTCTGGCCTCTGTCTCATCTGTGAGGGTGGCCCCCCGGGCCGCCGCTGGGCTCTCACCTTGCCCCCACATTCCTAGGGGACAACCTGCAGACGGCAGTCACCGTGGCCCAGGGCTGCGGCATGGTGGGCCCCCAGGAGCGTCTGGTCATCATCCACGCCACCCCCCCTGAGCGGGGCCAGCCTGCCTCCCTCGAGCTCCTGCCGTTGGAATCCCCTGCAGCCGTGAACGGGGCTAAGGTGAGGCTGAACCGGGGCTCCAGCCGCGAACCCCACTGATGACCCCGCCCTGTGTCACCTGACCCAGGCCCCAGCTCTCtcgggggtgggcaggggaagcTGAGCTGAGcttcccgggcccccaggatcccGACCAGGCCGCAAGCTACACCATGGAGCCAGACCCCCGATCCAGCCACCTGGCCCTCAGCGGGTCCACCTTTGGTGTCCTTATGAAGCACTTCCCCAAGCTGCTGCCCAAGGTAGGGCTGCCCCTGAGCCCCTCTGGTGGCTCGaagccgcccccgcgccccgctccctcCTCGTGGCTCTCCCGCCCCGACCCTGCcactgcctcagtctcccctgtCTCCCTGTGCTCTCAGATCCTGGTCCAGGGCACTGTCTTTGCCCGCATGGCTCCCGAGCAGAAGACAGAGCTGGTTTGTGAGCTCCAGAAGCTCCAGTGAGTAGCAGGCGAAGGACCTGCAGGGGGCAAGCCAATCCCTGGCGGCGGCTGCGGTGCGTGGCATCATGATGcatgagccccccgccccccccacccccccccggcAGGCGTTAGGAGTCATCATCACCTTCTGGGAGAACCCAGACAGGCTCTTCTGGGTCCCTCACACCAAAAGTAGTCATTGCCTCAGTTTACTGAGCACCCGGGATGTCCCAGGCACAAAGGCCAGCAGGGCCCCAGCCCTTCCCACATGCGGGCAGAGGGGTGGCTGCACAGACGGGAGGCGCCTCACGGGCTCCAGCCAGGCCCCCTCTGTGCAGGTACTGCGTGGGCATGTGCGGGGACGGCGCCAATGACTGCGGGGCCCTGAAGGCAGCCGACGTGGGCATCTCGCTCTCCCAGGCTGAGGCCTCGGTGGTCTCGCCCTTCACCTCCAGCACGGCCAGCATCGAGTGTGTGCCCATGGTCATCAGGTGAGGCGGGCAGGGGCCGGAGGGGCGCCCCTCAGGGCCCGCCAGCCAGCCTGGGCGCCCGTAACGCCCCTACCCTGCTCCCAGGGAAGGCCGGTGTTCCCTTGACACCTCGTTCAGCGTCTTCAAGTACATGGCTCTGTACAGCCTGACCCAGTTCATCTCCGTCCTGATCCTCTACACGGTGAGTGGGCCAGAGCCCGCTGCCGGGAGCAGGCCCAGAGCCAGGACGCTCAGCAGCGTGGCCTCAGCCCAGCGGGTTCTGAGATGCATGGCGTGGCCTCAGACCCCACCCTGCCGCTTTCTAGCCGGGTGGCTTGGGCGACTCCTGAACCTCGGGTGGCGAGGCGCCGAGCACAGTGCCTCatgcacacagtaggtcctcagAAGTGGGGCAGCTGTCCTGTGCTAACATGTCCCTGTCCTCCGGGAGCTCCCGTCTgcaggggagactgaggcagagccCACGCAGGGCCGGAGACAGGATGCACCCATTGCCCTGCTCGCCTGGCTCAGACCTTGGCCATGTCACAGCAGTTTAGAGGGCACCTCCCTGGCTCCGCTCTGAGCACATGCgccttctccccccgcccccccgggaaGCCAGGCGACACAGTGGGGCAGCGCCGATCTCATGCTAGTATCTGTCCCTGCATCCACCGAGAACCGTGGTGTCTTCTGGCGACCGAGGGGTTTGGCGGGGGCTAAGCGCCCCCCAGCCTGGGAGCTTCCTGTGGGCAGGAGGAAGCCACCCCATCACTTTCAggcctcctccctcagactgGAGGAGGGACACCCTGAAGGCAGGGCAGCGGCTTCCCCATCAGACTGGGAGTTCCCCAGAGCTAGGAGgctgctgcccccaccctcagGCCGCAGGGCAAGAGCCACACCTCCCCCCTCCCGCCACCTCCTGAgggccctccaggtgccccctgccatccgccctctgccctccctcccctgccggCAGATCAACACCAACCTGGGTGACGTGCAGTTTCTGGCCATCGACCTGGTCATCACCACCACGGTGGCGGTGCTCATGAGCCGCACGGGGCCGGCGCTGGCGCTGGGGCGGGCACGACCCCCGGGGGCCCTGCTCAGCGTCCCTGTGCTGAGCAGCCTCCTGCTGCACGTGGTGCTGGTGGCCGGCGTGCAGCTGGGAGGCTACTTCCTGACCGTGGCCCAACCCTGGTGAGTCGGGGGCCGCCCGCGgagcccacccctgccctccgcAGGCCCGTTCGCGACCCCGGGTCTTCGTGCCGCCAGGTTCGTGCCTCTGAACAAGACCGTGCCCGCGCCCGACAACCTGCCCAACTATGAGAACACCGTGGTCTTCTCCCTGTCTGGCTTCCAGTACCTCATCCTGGCCGCAGCCGTGTCCAAGGGGGCGCCCTTCCGCCGGCCTCTCTACACCAACGGTACCGCTGCTGCCCGGCAGGCCGGGTGCGGGGGGAGGGACGGGCTGGGGGGTCTGGCGCCGGTGGGGGGCCCCCCTGGACTCATGCCGCCCTCGCCCCCAGTGCCCTTCCTGCTGGCCCTGGCGCTCCTGGGCTCCATCCTGGCGGGCCTCCTCCTGGTCCCTGGCCTCCTGCAGGGCCCACTGGCGCTGAGGAACATCGCCGACACCTGCttcaagctgctgctgctgggcctggTGGCCTTTAACTTTGTGGCGGCCTTCGTGCTGGAGGTGGGGCTCGCCCTGGGTTGGGGGACAGAGGGGCCCTGGGGGGTGGCCTCAGTCACAGCTGCCCCTCTGCGCCCTCCCCGTCCTCCGCAGAGTGTGCTGGACCAGTGCCTCCCGGCCTGCCTGCGGCGGCTCCGGCCCAAAAAGGCCTCAAAGAAGCGCTTCAAGCAGCTGGAGCGGGAGTTGGCCGAGCAGCCCTGGCCGCCGCCCACCGGGCCCGTGAGGTAGCGCGGCCTGGCCACCCCGGACGCCCGATCTCCCTGCCTCTGAGCCACCGACTGGGACCCACCTCCAGAGACAGCCACCGCCCGGAGGTTGGCAGATGTCCTGCTCCTGTCCCGCATctgcccgccccggcccccctgCCCTCAGCTGGAGAAATAATATTGTCCCCCCACTTCAGACATCCTGTGTAGACgacagccccccgccccccccggagCCGCTGTCAGTGTAGCAAATAAAGTCATGATATTTTCCTGGCGCAGCCTGTCTCCTATGTGGCACCACGAATGGGTGTCCAGCTGGTAGCCCCTAGCATGGGTCTGCTCCTGGCACCCCTGATTTTTGAGATCACATTGGGCgactcccctctctgggcctccgtttGTTCATCTGACAGGAACGATATTTGCGGGTTGAGCCCATGGCTCGTGTTCCCTTTAGCACCTCACGTGTGTCGTCGTTCAGTCCTTGCCGCTGTGGAGTCTCGTCCCCGTTCTccagatagagaaactgaggcttaagagGCCACGTGCGTAGTCAGAGGTGGGGCCAGCTGGCTCGGACTCCAGCATCCACACTCTTACTCCTGCCTTCCtgtgggggcagcaggagaacAGACTTGTGTCCCCCAAGAGCCAGCGGCTCCGAGACATTGAACGGGACCACTTCCCTtcggcccccaccccccccgcacCCCATGATGAGTTTGTGGCCCAGTTACCCTCTCGGATGAAAGTCCAGGCTCCAAGCCCACATCTCTCTCAGCCCGAGCCACGTGCACTGTCCCCCCGGGGAAGGTGGGTGCTTCTGACCTCATCCCACTAGCGGGACACTGGCCAAGCCCTGCCCTGGAGAGGCCACACGGTCATCCGGCCCGTCTGCGCTGGGCAGGAGTGAGCAGGAAAGCAGGactgcctcctgccccccccccccagccccacctggctCCCCTGGCGGGAGGGAGCTCCGTAAGTGTGGAGTCAAACTGAgaaggtggggtgaggggtgtgAAAAAGCAGCTTCCAATAAGGGGCGCAGCCGTAggcccacactgggcacagaggcACCGGGCAGCCCAGTTTGGGGTGGTCGGTGTGTGAGCAGCCAGCAGGGAAGGAGCAAATCTCCAGGGTCGTGGGGAGAAGAGTGTCTGCACCCACTACACCCTCCCCAAAGAGCTGCCGCCCCCTGCTCAGGTCctcagggtcaggggaggggctCGAAGCCCCGGAGAGGATCTGGGGGCCTGGCCCCGGGAGTGGGAA from Canis lupus dingo isolate Sandy chromosome 2, ASM325472v2, whole genome shotgun sequence includes the following:
- the ATP13A2 gene encoding polyamine-transporting ATPase 13A2 isoform X5 is translated as MSADSSPLVGSTPAGYGTLTIETSVDPLSSSVSSVRLSGYCGSPWRVIGYHIVVWMMAGIPLLLFRWKPVWGVRLRLRPCNLARAETLVIEIRDKEDNSWQLYTVQVQTEAIGEGSLELPARGQAEDGRSQAAVGAVPEGAWKDTAQFCKNEEAQRTLRYYLFRGQRYVWIESQQAFCQASLLDNGRTCEDVHRSCSGLSLQDQAVRKTIYGPNVISVPVKSYPQLLVDEALNPYYGFQAFSIGLWLADRYYSYALCIFLISTASICLSLYKTRKQSQTLRDMVQLSARVCVCRPGGEEEWVDSSELVPGDCLVLPREGGLVPCDAALVAGECVVNESSLTGESVPVLKTALPEGPVSYCPETHRRHTLFCGTLVLQARAFVGPHVLAVVTQTGFCTAKGGLVSSILHPRPIDFKFYKHSMKFVAALSVLALLGTVYSIFILHRNRVPLNEIVIRALDLVTVVVPPALPAAMTVCTLYAQSRLRSQGIFCIHPLRINLGGKLQLVCFDKTGTLTEDGLDVMGVVPLKGQAFLPLVPEPRRLPVGPLLRALATCHALSRLQDTPVGDPMDLKMVESTGWVLEEGPAADSAFGDQVLAVMRPPLQEAQLQGREEPPVPVSILNRFPFSSALQRMNVVVAWPGAAQPEAYVKGSPELVAGLCNPETVPADFAQMLQSYTAAGYRVVALASKPLPIVPSLEAAQQLSRDAVERELTLLGLLVMRNLLKPQTTPVIQALRRTRIRTVMVTGDNLQTAVTVAQGCGMVGPQERLVIIHATPPERGQPASLELLPLESPAAVNGAKILVQGTVFARMAPEQKTELVCELQKLQYCVGMCGDGANDCGALKAADVGISLSQAEASVVSPFTSSTASIECVPMVIREGRCSLDTSFSVFKYMALYSLTQFISVLILYTINTNLGDVQFLAIDLVITTTVAVLMSRTGPALALGRARPPGALLSVPVLSSLLLHVVLVAGVQLGGYFLTVAQPWFVPLNKTVPAPDNLPNYENTVVFSLSGFQYLILAAAVSKGAPFRRPLYTNVPFLLALALLGSILAGLLLVPGLLQGPLALRNIADTCFKLLLLGLVAFNFVAAFVLESVLDQCLPACLRRLRPKKASKKRFKQLERELAEQPWPPPTGPVR
- the ATP13A2 gene encoding polyamine-transporting ATPase 13A2 isoform X1 — encoded protein: MSADSSPLVGSTPAGYGTLTIETSVDPLSSSVSSVRLSGYCGSPWRVIGYHIVVWMMAGIPLLLFRWKPVWGVRLRLRPCNLARAETLVIEIRDKEDNSWQLYTVQVQTEAIGEGSLELPARGQAEDGRSQAAVGAVPEGAWKDTAQFCKNEEAQRTLRYYLFRGQRYVWIESQQAFCQASLLDNGRTCEDVHRSCSGLSLQDQAVRKTIYGPNVISVPVKSYPQLLVDEALNPYYGFQAFSIGLWLADRYYSYALCIFLISTASICLSLYKTRKQSQTLRDMVQLSARVCVCRPGGEEEWVDSSELVPGDCLVLPREGGLVPCDAALVAGECVVNESSLTGESVPVLKTALPEGPVSYCPETHRRHTLFCGTLVLQARAFVGPHVLAVVTQTGFCTAKGGLVSSILHPRPIDFKFYKHSMKFVAALSVLALLGTVYSIFILHRNRVPLNEIVIRALDLVTVVVPPALPAAMTVCTLYAQSRLRSQGIFCIHPLRINLGGKLQLVCFDKTGTLTEDGLDVMGVVPLKGQAFLPLVPEPRRLPVGPLLRALATCHALSRLQDTPVGDPMDLKMVESTGWVLEEGPAADSAFGDQVLAVMRPPLQEAQLQGREEPPVPVSILNRFPFSSALQRMNVVVAWPGAAQPEAYVKGSPELVAGLCNPETVPADFAQMLQSYTAAGYRVVALASKPLPIVPSLEAAQQLSRDAVERELTLLGLLVMRNLLKPQTTPVIQALRRTRIRTVMVTGDNLQTAVTVAQGCGMVGPQERLVIIHATPPERGQPASLELLPLESPAAVNGAKDPDQAASYTMEPDPRSSHLALSGSTFGVLMKHFPKLLPKILVQGTVFARMAPEQKTELVCELQKLQYCVGMCGDGANDCGALKAADVGISLSQAEASVVSPFTSSTASIECVPMVIREGRCSLDTSFSVFKYMALYSLTQFISVLILYTINTNLGDVQFLAIDLVITTTVAVLMSRTGPALALGRARPPGALLSVPVLSSLLLHVVLVAGVQLGGYFLTVAQPWFVPLNKTVPAPDNLPNYENTVVFSLSGFQYLILAAAVSKGAPFRRPLYTNVPFLLALALLGSILAGLLLVPGLLQGPLALRNIADTCFKLLLLGLVAFNFVAAFVLESVLDQCLPACLRRLRPKKASKKRFKQLERELAEQPWPPPTGPVR
- the ATP13A2 gene encoding polyamine-transporting ATPase 13A2 isoform X4 is translated as MSADSSPLVGSTPAGYGTLTIETSVDPLSSSVSSVRLSGYCGSPWRVIGYHIVVWMMAGIPLLLFRWKPVWGVRLRLRPCNLARAETLVIEIRDKEDNSWQLYTVQVQTEAIGEGSLELPARGQAEDGRSQAAVGAVPEGAWKDTAQFCKNEEAQRTLRYYLFRGQRYVWIESQQAFCQASLLDNGRTCEDVHRSCSGLSLQDQAVRKTIYGPNVISVPVKSYPQLLVDEALNPYYGFQAFSIGLWLADRYYSYALCIFLISTASICLSLYKTRKQSQTLRDMVQLSARVCVCRPGGEEEWVDSSELVPGDCLVLPREGGLVPCDAALVAGECVVNESSLTGESVPVLKTALPEGPVSYCPETHRRHTLFCGTLVLQARAFVGPHVLAVVTQTGFCTAKGGLVSSILHPRPIDFKFYKHSMKFVAALSVLALLGTVYSIFILHRNRVPLNEIVIRALDLVTVVVPPALPAAMTVCTLYAQSRLRSQGIFCIHPLRINLGGKLQLVCFDKEVFHESNLPLPPPPSGGRGWAARGQASARPDGGQPSLPASQVLEEGPAADSAFGDQVLAVMRPPLQEAQLQGREEPPVPVSILNRFPFSSALQRMNVVVAWPGAAQPEAYVKGSPELVAGLCNPETVPADFAQMLQSYTAAGYRVVALASKPLPIVPSLEAAQQLSRDAVERELTLLGLLVMRNLLKPQTTPVIQALRRTRIRTVMVTGDNLQTAVTVAQGCGMVGPQERLVIIHATPPERGQPASLELLPLESPAAVNGAKDPDQAASYTMEPDPRSSHLALSGSTFGVLMKHFPKLLPKILVQGTVFARMAPEQKTELVCELQKLQYCVGMCGDGANDCGALKAADVGISLSQAEASVVSPFTSSTASIECVPMVIREGRCSLDTSFSVFKYMALYSLTQFISVLILYTINTNLGDVQFLAIDLVITTTVAVLMSRTGPALALGRARPPGALLSVPVLSSLLLHVVLVAGVQLGGYFLTVAQPWFVPLNKTVPAPDNLPNYENTVVFSLSGFQYLILAAAVSKGAPFRRPLYTNVPFLLALALLGSILAGLLLVPGLLQGPLALRNIADTCFKLLLLGLVAFNFVAAFVLESVLDQCLPACLRRLRPKKASKKRFKQLERELAEQPWPPPTGPVR
- the ATP13A2 gene encoding polyamine-transporting ATPase 13A2 isoform X6 codes for the protein MSADSSPLVGSTPAGYGTLTIETSVDPLSSSVSSVRLSGYCGSPWRVIGYHIVVWMMAGIPLLLFRWKPVWGVRLRLRPCNLARAETLVIEIRDKEDNSWQLYTVQVQTEAIGEGSLELPARGQAEDGRSQAAVGAVPEGAWKDTAQFCKNEEAQRTLRYYLFRGQRYVWIESQQAFCQASLLDNGRTCEDVHRSCSGLSLQDQAVRKTIYGPNVISVPVKSYPQLLVDEALNPYYGFQAFSIGLWLADRYYSYALCIFLISTASICLSLYKTRKQSQTLRDMVQLSARVCVCRPGGEEEWVDSSELVPGDCLVLPREGGLVPCDAALVAGECVVNESSLTGESVPVLKTALPEGPVSYCPETHRRHTLFCGTLVLQARAFVGPHVLAVVTQTGFCTAKGGLVSSILHPRPIDFKFYKHSMKFVAALSVLALLGTVYSIFILHRNRTGTLTEDGLDVMGVVPLKGQAFLPLVPEPRRLPVGPLLRALATCHALSRLQDTPVGDPMDLKMVESTGWVLEEGPAADSAFGDQVLAVMRPPLQEAQLQGREEPPVPVSILNRFPFSSALQRMNVVVAWPGAAQPEAYVKGSPELVAGLCNPETVPADFAQMLQSYTAAGYRVVALASKPLPIVPSLEAAQQLSRDAVERELTLLGLLVMRNLLKPQTTPVIQALRRTRIRTVMVTGDNLQTAVTVAQGCGMVGPQERLVIIHATPPERGQPASLELLPLESPAAVNGAKDPDQAASYTMEPDPRSSHLALSGSTFGVLMKHFPKLLPKILVQGTVFARMAPEQKTELVCELQKLQYCVGMCGDGANDCGALKAADVGISLSQAEASVVSPFTSSTASIECVPMVIREGRCSLDTSFSVFKYMALYSLTQFISVLILYTINTNLGDVQFLAIDLVITTTVAVLMSRTGPALALGRARPPGALLSVPVLSSLLLHVVLVAGVQLGGYFLTVAQPWFVPLNKTVPAPDNLPNYENTVVFSLSGFQYLILAAAVSKGAPFRRPLYTNVPFLLALALLGSILAGLLLVPGLLQGPLALRNIADTCFKLLLLGLVAFNFVAAFVLESVLDQCLPACLRRLRPKKASKKRFKQLERELAEQPWPPPTGPVR
- the ATP13A2 gene encoding polyamine-transporting ATPase 13A2 isoform X3 translates to MSADSSPLVGSTPAGYGTLTIETSVDPLSSSVSSVRLSGYCGSPWRVIGYHIVVWMMAGIPLLLFRWKPVWGVRLRLRPCNLARAETLVIEIRDKEDNSWQLYTVQVQTEAIGEGSLELPARGQAEDGRSQAAVGAVPEGAWKDTAQFCKNEEAQRTLRYYLFRGQRYVWIESQQAFCQASLLDNGRTCEDVHRSCSGLSLQDQAVRKTIYGPNVISVPVKSYPQLLVDEAFSIGLWLADRYYSYALCIFLISTASICLSLYKTRKQSQTLRDMVQLSARVCVCRPGGEEEWVDSSELVPGDCLVLPREGGLVPCDAALVAGECVVNESSLTGESVPVLKTALPEGPVSYCPETHRRHTLFCGTLVLQARAFVGPHVLAVVTQTGFCTAKGGLVSSILHPRPIDFKFYKHSMKFVAALSVLALLGTVYSIFILHRNRVPLNEIVIRALDLVTVVVPPALPAAMTVCTLYAQSRLRSQGIFCIHPLRINLGGKLQLVCFDKTGTLTEDGLDVMGVVPLKGQAFLPLVPEPRRLPVGPLLRALATCHALSRLQDTPVGDPMDLKMVESTGWVLEEGPAADSAFGDQVLAVMRPPLQEAQLQGREEPPVPVSILNRFPFSSALQRMNVVVAWPGAAQPEAYVKGSPELVAGLCNPETVPADFAQMLQSYTAAGYRVVALASKPLPIVPSLEAAQQLSRDAVERELTLLGLLVMRNLLKPQTTPVIQALRRTRIRTVMVTGDNLQTAVTVAQGCGMVGPQERLVIIHATPPERGQPASLELLPLESPAAVNGAKDPDQAASYTMEPDPRSSHLALSGSTFGVLMKHFPKLLPKILVQGTVFARMAPEQKTELVCELQKLQYCVGMCGDGANDCGALKAADVGISLSQAEASVVSPFTSSTASIECVPMVIREGRCSLDTSFSVFKYMALYSLTQFISVLILYTINTNLGDVQFLAIDLVITTTVAVLMSRTGPALALGRARPPGALLSVPVLSSLLLHVVLVAGVQLGGYFLTVAQPWFVPLNKTVPAPDNLPNYENTVVFSLSGFQYLILAAAVSKGAPFRRPLYTNVPFLLALALLGSILAGLLLVPGLLQGPLALRNIADTCFKLLLLGLVAFNFVAAFVLESVLDQCLPACLRRLRPKKASKKRFKQLERELAEQPWPPPTGPVR